In one window of Gossypium arboreum isolate Shixiya-1 chromosome 4, ASM2569848v2, whole genome shotgun sequence DNA:
- the LOC108458118 gene encoding seipin-1: MLSSPEMEEKEAEVVEAPKPADWFNTLLSLQADLLYNCFTTLSSPFFTLLSAAFESYRRAEETTANVETAVQNLPSSITHGSTVLLKRVGLGLFGAAQMCMVLVFLMVLAAFVGIGLVQLWAEEPVFVREKLFFDYTEVNPTAVFCAGGGGFDGGCYRKKQMGVPVGHTIHVYLLLLMPESDFNRDIGVFQLNAELISINGDVIGKSSQPVMLRFTSLPLRLARTFFMAIPLLLGISSETQKVKIEILRYKEGYPRSEAVRVTLAPRAGTLSLPQLYEAEIIMNSQLPWSKQLVHNWKWTLSVWISLYVYIFFLILLVGCFRQLFFPFTTSAGVERDASVEELREPVMGGRRNDRVEVSDLMSKWQHSRRKRKAIFLNKEVSEIAGSSASSISLTREDKSAVIEEDVGDSESVCLGG, translated from the exons ATGCTCTCATCACCTGAAATGGAGGAGAAAGAAGCAGAAGTAGTAGAAGCACCAAAACCAGCTGACTGGTTCAATACCTTATTATCTCTTCAAGCTGATCTCCTTTACAACTGTTTCACCACTCTTTCTTCCCCTTTCTTCACCCTCTTATCGGCGGCCTTTGAGTCATACCGCCGTGCCGAAGAGACGACAGCCAACGTCGAAACGGCGGTTCAAAATCTACCTTCCAGCATCACCCACGGTAGCACTGTCTTGCTCAAGAGAGTCGGGTTAGGACTTTTTGGTGCTGCTCAAATGTGCATGGTGTTGGTCTTTCTGATGGTTTTGGCTGCTTTTGTGGGAATTGGGTTGGTGCAACTTTGGGCGGAGGAGCCTGTTTTCGTTAGAGAAAAATTGTTCTTTGATTACACAGAGGTGAATCCTACGGCGGTGTTTTGTGCTGGTGGAGGTGGATTTGATGGCGGCTGTTATAGGAAGAAGCAGATGGGTGTTCCCGTTGGTCATACCATTCATGTTTATTTGCTTCTTTTGATGCCTGAATCTGATTTCAACAGAGATATTGGAGTATTTCAG ttgaatgCAGAACTGATATCAATCAATGGAGATGTAATTGGTAAGTCTAGCCAGCCTGTTATGTTGCGCTTTACAAGTCTACCACTTCGGCTTGCACGTACATTTTTTATGGCTATACCTCTCTTACTCGGAATTTCAAGTGAGACGCAAAAGGTGAAGATTGAGATACTGAGATATAAAGAAGGATATCCCAGAAGTGAAGCCGTGAGGGTAACATTGGCTCCGAGGGCCGGAACTTTGTCGCTCCCACAGTTGTACGAAGCGGAAATCATCATGAACTCACAGTTGCCATGGTCTAAACAGTTGGTCCACAATTGGAAGTGGACCTTGTCTGTATGGATATCGCTCTATGTATACATTTTCTTCCTCATACTTCTCGTCGGTTGCTTTAGACAGCTATtctttccattcacaacatcagcAGGTGTCGAAAGAGATGCAAGCGTAGAGGAATTGAGAGAGCCAGTAATGGGCGGCAGAAGAAATGATCGTGTTGAGGTTTCCGATCTAATGAGCAAATGGCAGCATAGCAGACGGAAGCGGAAGGCGATCTTTCTGAACAAAGAAGTCTCAGAGATAGCGGGGTCATCAGCATCAAGCATTAGCCTAACTAGGGAAGATAAGAGTGCGGTAATTGAAGAGGATGTGGGAGACTCAGAATCAGTATGTTTAGGTGGTTGA